In the genome of Paramormyrops kingsleyae isolate MSU_618 chromosome 5, PKINGS_0.4, whole genome shotgun sequence, the window TCTCCTAGAAAGATTTGGGCTCGTTCAGGTTGGTGAACTTCAGTCTGGCTTGTTATGTCTCTGTGTCAGTAGTAAAGTCTTCTTCATGGGTCTCCTACCATACAGCCCCCTTTAACTGAGGTGGTGAGAGATAATGCTAGTTGAAATTGTTGTATCCTGTACCTGAAGATCAGCTTGAATCATCTGTTCGGCAGATGATTGAGGTTCTTTGCCCACCATTTGGTCAATCCTTCACTGCAATCTTTCATCAGCTTTTCAGTTCCGCCCTGCATCCAGGGAGGTTGGCTACAGTGCCAAATTCTTGATGATGTTGCATTCAGTGGACACTGGCGTGTGAAGGTCTCTGGATAAGGATTCCTGACCAAGCAGCTGTCCATGTTTTTCCACAATTTAGTTTCTTACCTCATCAAACAATTCTCTGCATTTCCGTCTTTTTTCCCTGCCCGATGTGTTACACACGGACACAAAACACAGGCCAGATCACCTTCTCTGTATTTTTTGGTTGAAtatgtcattttaaaattgCAAGCACTAGTAACTTGTCACAGGTGAGATATAAATAAACCACCTGCTTGAAATGCAGTTATTTATTGCAACTTATTAaaggtgccaataattttgtcAATGTAATTTCTCTGGAATTTGTGTGAAATGAGACTagatttttttgccatttttttgtgTTGCAATGCAAATACAGGAAATACAAATGTTAACACCAGAATTTGTGTCTGTATTTCTGTGAAAGAAATGGTGCATTATCTGAAAACAAAACTGCAGAGGTGCCGCAACTGTATCCATTTTTGTTGGAAGGTAGTTAAAGAAAATCATTAGTTAAGTAACTGAAGCATTAACACTGTAACTCTTTGTTTTTCTCAGCTCAGTATCCCTGAGCAGCATCCAGGTCAGCGATGATTGGATGGGTGTCCAAAGTGCAGGGCTTCATGGGTCCCAACGTGTACCCCGAGGTTCCTGACGGAGGATGGGGCTGGGTGGTGGCGGTATCCTTCTTCCTCGTGGAGGCGTACACCTATGGAATCATCAAGAGCTTCGGTATCTTCCTCCAGGACCTCATGACCTACTTTGGGGAGACCAACAGCCGCGTGTCCTGGATTGTCTCCATCTGTGTCTTTGTTATGACCTTCACAGGTGAGGAATGGGTTTTAGTACCACATCCGTCCCGAGTTCAATATCCACAAATGTGTAaaatatggggtcattttgagCCCAGCTTTGTTATTTAATTGGAATCCAGTGCATAGTAACTTTTGGCAGATAATGTCTACTGGTCACTGGTAATTGTTACTTGAAGTGTTATGTCCTCCTTCTATTAGCGGGAAGGTCAGTGTATGTAATTAAGACATACTGTAGGTTTACACTTGGTTAGTCACTTCTAGAGACTCTGGCTGGGGATGAACGGCCTTGAATAGCAGTGGGTCTGCTGACTCGGCATGAAATGGCTTCTGGCTGTGAGCAGCTGAGAATTCGAAACACTTCCTTCTCTGTTTTTCACCACTTGTGGAATTGCTGTTGTTCCAACGGTCAGACAGTCTCActtggtttatttattttctctcttTACATCAGGGAAGTGTATCTCTGCAGAAACTTGTGCAGATAATTCTTAAAAGTGCCATTATCACAACTTGCTATTATTCATGTGTATTTTGATGGTGAAGATGCAGTTCAGTTGATTTCACTTTGTAATTAATTTTGTCATATTAGTACATGCacatcattttatttcagtAGCTGAGCTGTTCGTTTGCCACCACCGACTGGTGAAATAGCTGGGTTTCTTGTTATATTTAGGTGTAAGGTTCCCACTTACTCCTGTCCTAGTTCACACGTTGTTTTTGCTGGAACATTATTCTGGGTTCTGAATTCAGCTGTTTTGTGCTGTGATACCACatgtgctttttttgttgttgtttacgCTAAATAAGTCATAAGCGACCATGTCATAAGCTGCGACCACTGAACACTATTTATTCCCGAAGTAAGAATTCTAACATCATGCTTTGGATTTGCTTTAagttctttttattttgcattccTTTGTTTTGTGACTAACATTGTGGCCCTGCCATCATTGTTGCATTACATCCATCGCATTTAAACTTCATTTGTTCAGGCTGTTCCGCATTTAGTAGTGTACAGGAGTCAGTAAAATCTTGTCACGCTGCTCTTTGTGACCTGGATTCCCCACCGCCCCAGAGACATTGTGTAATCCACGTGAATGATGTTGGTTCTGTCTGCAGCCCCCCTGTCATCTGTGCTGTGTAACCGCTTTGGTTATCAGCCTGTTGTCATGCTGGGGGGTTTCCTGGTCTGTCTGGGCACTATCACCACTGCCTTCACCAACTCCATCAATGAGATGTACGTCACCATCGGAATCGTCTCAGGTGAGCACTCAGCACTAAGGCACTTTGCAAGAGCTGTTATTTCAATGAGCTGAACACTGACTACTGGTAGTAAAAACTGAGTTTTGTACAACAAAAAGCTGGCATATTCCTAACCTTCACGATAATGTATTAACAGACTTACAAAACTTTgttttactgatttttttttttagatggaTGAATGTCCTAGCATTGAATATCATTATCATTTATCATTAAAATATTAGATTACAAATTGGTCCCAAtgtttaagaaaggggaccggtaggatgtgttccaacttcaggggtatcacactcttcagcctccctgggaaggtctatgccggggtactggagaacctcagatccaggaggaacaatgtggCTTttgtcctggtcgtggaacaatAAACCAGCCCTTCACCCTCACAAGGATACCGGAGGGTTCACGAGAGTCTGCCCAACtggtctacatgtgttttgtggacttggaagaGGCATATGACTGTGTCCCTTGGGGGGTCTTATGGGGGGTGCtttgggagtatggggtgccgggcctGCTGCTATGGGCCGTTAGGTCCCTGTATAACTGGAGCGAGACTTTGGTTGCTGGCACCCAGAACTGGATGAGTGGTGGagaaaggatggatggatgacatattattttgattattccATACGTGCAGCACACTCTATACAAGCACATATGGACAGTGGATTGACGGAGAATAAAAAACCACTAATCATGGCAACCACTCCATCATTAACTCCATCTTTATCCTATGTGATCCAGTACCTACTGTGTGGCGTGTTGACGTCACTCTAGTGTAGCGCCATTCCCTGGTGGATTTTGAAAACATGTATCTTTAAATAAATGGACCATCTGGGAATCCCACCTGTGCTCATTGATTTAATCAGTCTATGCTTGAGTGCAACAAATGCACTATAATTATCCTTTGTCTTTGTCAGTGGCAGTATAAAAGTCAGCTCTCTCTCCTGTCTGCTTCCAGGTCTGGGTTACTGCCTCACCTTCCTCCCAACCGTCACCATCCTCTCGCACTACTTCAGCCGGCGTCGCTCGCTGGTTACGGCACTTGCCTCCACGGGAGAGGCCCTCTCCGTGTTTGCCTTCGCCCCAGGTGATGCTATtgcgctccccccccccccacacacacacagaagatgCCAGCCACCTGCAAACACTATTAGTCCCTTCATTTTCTATAGTGGGGATGGTTGGCATGCCTATGGCATGACTATATATTGTAATGACCAACCCCATGTGAACAGAATAATGTTGACTGTCTCTTAAAGAATGGTACTTGTCAAGGTCTGGGATGTTTAAGATGCTAAGCTAACATTCGGTACTCATAGTAAGCATGTTGAATGTAGACGAAATGGGCATggataaagatctgagtgactttgataagggccaaatcattatggtcagatgactgggtcagagcatctccaaaacagaAAGGCTTGTGGGATGCTCCCAGTCAGCTGTGGTGAGTACCCTCTGATGAGGGAAAAATCTGCTGACAGCTAAGAGTCATCGATGTGAGATATGAATGAAGGCTATCCTGTGTGGTACAAACCAATAGAAGGGCAactgtggcacaaatggcagataatgTCTATGACTATTGTGAGACTAATGTGTTACAACATAGTGCATGGAGCCCTGCTACATATGGGGCTACAGAGCCATGGATTGGACTTGTCGGTCGACTGTATCCTATAGATCTTCAACGTGTACTCAGCCATCCATGTGATGCAACAGAAAACGGAATTCTCTGGACCAGGTGACCTTTCTTTGCTCCAAGGACCACAGACCCACTGCTGTTCTAGGTTGATCATCCCCAGTTCCAACGCTTGTACGCTTTCAacagtggacaggggtcagcacaTGTACTCTGACTGGCCTGCGGCTGTGTAGCTCCATATGCAAAAAGACTCAATGCCCTGTGTGTCATGACACATTGCTCCTGTAATCATCTTCAAAATTATCTGCCATTCGTGTGAGTCCTTCTGTTGCCTTGCACCAGACATGATGGCCTTCCTGCATCAAGTCCTGGCCACCCAACACCCTATTGGTGGTTTATCATTTttccttccttggaccactctCAGTAGGTACAGTACTCAACAAGGTGACCACGAGTACCCCGCAAGGCTTGCCTTGTCAGAGATGCTCTAACCCAGTTGTCTGGCCATAATATTTTGGCCTTTGTCAGAGTCGAGTCACTCAGATATTTATTTCTGTCCaattcttctgcattcaacatgtcGAATacacagagttgggtaattcaggtccagagagtaaaagtctaaaccaagattttgtttcaaccaaccagttgagcataaagagtcacagtcacatagaactcaactggttggttgaaacaaaacacttgctctggacttttactttctggacctgaattacacAACTCTTGTGACTACCAATACTGAATGTTAGCTGACcgtctaatatatcccagaccttgacacaCACTGTTTTTACGAGTTAGCCAACATTATTTAGTTCACATGGGattggtcataatgttttgccTCATTGAAGTGTGTATTATGTACTGCTGCTGTTTCATTCAGCATATAGATATTCCTGTACATGATTAGGCAATTTACTGCATAAGTTATTAATTAGGAATTTCAGGAGTTTAAAGGTAAGACACCTACAATTTTTGGCAACAATATAGTTCTATATGAATTTAAAATGGCTCCATCTGTGATTCCACAGCCTTCACTGCACTGAAGGAGCACATTGGATGGCAAAACTGCCTGATTGTAATTGGGGTCCTTCAAGTTACTATCATCATCTGTGGAGCCCTGCTTCGGCCCATCGTCATCATACCCACGCCCGTGCCCTCTGTCCAGCCTCCACTGCCAGCCACGCCGGATAATAAACGGACTTGCAGCGCTGTTACCTGCGAGGAGGCCCCGCCCACGTCATCCACACTGGGCAGTCCGAGCATGGAGCACAATCCAGGCCAGCTGACAGCCACTGAGCGGAAGGCTCtggtgcagcaggaggaggcgcTGCCCCTTCAGACCCAATCGACGTCGGGGCCAGAAGAGAAGCTGGCGTCCCCCTCGTCCCACACTAAGCTCCTGGACTTCTCAGTGCTGAGGGACTGCAGCTTCATATGTTACTCGCTGTTTGGCCTTTTCGCCACACTGGGCTTCTTTGCCCCGCAGCTTTACGTGATCGAGCTGAGCGTGAGCCGGGGCATCGAGAGGGACAAGGCCGCCTTCATGCTGTCCACCATAGCCATCTCGGAAATCTTCGGCCGGATGTCTATTGGCTGGATCCTCAACAAGAAACCCATTAGCAAAATCTACATCATGCTGCTCTGCGTGCTGCTGCTCTGTGTGGTGCTGGTAGTCTTCACCTTCGTCACCCACATCTGGGGCCTGACCGCCTGCTGCGTGCTTTATGGGTTCCTGTTTGGCACCGTGGCCTCCACGCACGTCCCCATGCTGGCTGAGGATGACGTCGTAGGTTTAGAGAGGATgtccagtgctgcaggagtCTATGTCTTCATCCAGTCCTTTGCAGGGCTTGCCGGACCCCCCTTGGGAGGTAAGTACctacttaaatgttttttttaagacaAGTAACATCACTATTTTTGACCTATAATATAGTATGACGTGATGTCtcttgctatatatatatatatatatatatacatacacacacacacacacacacacacacacacacacatacatatatatgtgtgtgtgtgtgtatatatatatatacatatatatattttttttaacgaATGACTTTTATGCATGTATGAATTTCATAAATATTATGCCATGTCATTTGGTATGTTCCTTAAATATTGCAACATCAGAGTGTCAGTTTAGGTACTTTAAGGTGTCACAGGGTTGGGGCCAATTCAGATCCGCAAACTTACAGGAAGGAGAATTGGAATCAAAATGGAATTTCAGGAAATTGAACTGAATTTCGTGAAAATCTGTGTAATTCCAAGTTTTGTGGGTTCTGCATATATCTCAAATTGCAAATAGTTAAATTCattctatataaaaataaaccaaaccACCAGTGGCATTTTTTCAACTTttcttaaaagaaaaacattatgACCCATTTCTGCATGTATTCTgggtaatgtatttttattctaattCAAAACAACAATTATGCAGTTTGAGCAATGCCCAGATTCCCATTTTTACAATGGAAAAAAGCAAAGGCAGTTAAACTACAAGATATTTTTTGCATAACTAATAATACATCAATTTTAATCATATATATTTGTAATGATTATCTTTTTATGAAATAATTAATATAGcatatataatatttagaaaATCAAGACCTCTTAAGTGATTTTTTTAGTGGAATTCAATTCAGTTTCCTGTAATTCCAATTCATTTCCAATTCCGATTCCCTAGAGCAATTACAATTTAATTTCCAGCTCCAGCATTCTCAATTCAATTCTGGTACGTAGCAACTGGATATTCACAGAATCATGATAATTATCCTTTTTATGACGGATGGTCAACTTTGATGTTTTGCAGGTTTCTTAGTTGACATCACCCAGGATTACGGATCTGCATTTTACTCTTGTGCTATCGGCATGGGGTTGGGGGCCTTGTTTCTTGGGTTGGTGCGTCCAGCCAAGAAAGGTCAATGGTGCAGAAAGGCAAGAAGCCTGGAGGACGGTCCAGCAGAGAGATACCCTGAAAGCACTTTTTAGGACAAAGAAATTCTCAAACAGCTCCTGGAAGTTGATTTTACTTTGGAGACCAGTTCTCTCAAACAGCAACCAGAGGGCAGCACTGTCACAGCGTGGcataaatgacaaaaacaaGACTTGCAGTAAGCAAATCAGTTAAAGAAACACTACGCACAAAATGTATACATGGGATTTTAAATGATCAGTAAACCCTGTGACAAATGCACAGCTAAATTCCAGCAATTTGCCCCATATGTCATTTGCAACGAAAAAGTGTTAATTCTGCAAACTTTACCCCGTACACATGAGAGATAATCCATTCTGTTTTGTGCCATTACATGTTTCTAGCTAGGAATTCAAAAGCAGAATGGAATGATCGCTATTCCAGCAGGGGGATTTAAGCTGGTCAGAGTGCCCCCAGCTGGCCACCTGTGGTCACTACGCCCTGTCCTAGGCAGAGTCTCGTGCCTTGAAGTCTAAGCAGATTGGTGTAGTTGTGAGTCACATGATTGTCTGCTGCCCTGTTTATTTTACTGAAACGTTGACTACACCTTTAAAGTGAGATCCTAAACAAACGGCAAGTACCAAAATTGGGAAAGGGGAGAAAATGGGTTTGTAAAAATGTTATATGATTCTTACTTTAATTCTGTAAATGCAGGGCAAAGCTGGTTTTAATTTTCTATTTAAAGTCATCATATTGAAATGGAATCAAAGGACATTTGACGCCAAAAACAAGCTGGAATTAAAGCCAACATTTTTCACTatgaagcagacaggcacctaaAGGGTATTTTTAAGACAGACAGAATAGGGTTATGATCCTGTGAGAGCTTGAATGTTTTTCCCTCATCTTTGCCTTTCTGGACTCATTATATTTTTTACTACCATTTGAGCTACTGATGTACCACGCTGGTACCATGTTACAGGACAGTGCCAGATTTTTTGTAAGGCTTGTGGGCACTTACCTTTAATATGGCGTCTTCCATCTCTGTCCATAGCCACAAGCCGCCCGTCCTTTTATGTGAAGGCCCAGAGTGAGGTCTGCACTAAATGTCCTAGCTTCTGAGGGGTACTGAAGTGCCACTTTGAAACCGACATCATTCAGTTTAAGGTATTCCGGATGTGGATTGATTAATAACATGCGGCATTTTGTGGTAGACAAACAGCAGCACTGCTTTTAGTTTATTTACAGTTGACAGCTATGCATGGCAATCTCAATCATGTCAAAGTCTCGAGTCTCTCACACCTAAGCCTACGTTGCAATACTACGAATCAGAATGTGAGCATATCTGAAACCAAATacatactttattttttattatgagTAATCTATTAGCAGTCTATGGGCTCTATTTTGCACCGGTGGAAAATGCGACGCAAAGTGGTTTTGCTAGATTCAAACCAACGCATTACTCATTTTCAGGCCAAGCGCGCACATCATCAAAATAGCAAATAATTTACTGCTTGTCTCCTGCTCACAGGAGTGGTGTTTTTTAAGTGAGTTgtggtgttctgtcgatatatgctgccttgtcaaaaaatgctaccgtagtgctaatcgatagccctaaccctaactcttaccctaaccctaaccccccaaaacccctaaaacccttaccctaaccctaacccctaaaacctaaccctaatcccaagacggtggaactgcacatgcgcagaaaggctcgatagcacgtctcgataggtagtattttatgacaaaaCAGTGGCAGGGTGCATGGCCGACACGTCACTATTTTAAGGAAGCGAAACATGACGCTTTTGACCAACAGAAACCACGTCTATCGTCAGTGGCGCATAATTAAACGGTATTTAAGCGCCGTTTTTTTTAAACGTGCGGGTGTACAATGCTCATTATGGATACAGGTACATGCTAGAACTGCACTAATggtattttgttatttaattttatttatacacgTTTTATTATAGAGTACATCTGGTCCTTTCACATAGTCATACTGATCAATGAAACACCAAagaattttttatatatatataaccgtatcattaaaaaattattcaaatttattATCAGAATCATGTATTGACAGGCTATATGACCAATCGACACACATGGGTATTTAAATACACCAGACTGAGCAGCAAtcttctgttttccctgtcttctgacatcattataTTGTTTTCGGCACTGAGCAGATGACCTGGTGATGCCAGAAAACGAGGACACATTCGCTGCTACCTCATCGCATGCCTGCTTCACCTCGAAAGCCTTAGGTGGAACAGTGCTGCTCACGTAGATGATGTGCACACGAGTACAGTGGCTGCACACGAGTACGTACGTTTCCTCGGGTGAAAA includes:
- the LOC111848039 gene encoding monocarboxylate transporter 7; this encodes MIGWVSKVQGFMGPNVYPEVPDGGWGWVVAVSFFLVEAYTYGIIKSFGIFLQDLMTYFGETNSRVSWIVSICVFVMTFTAPLSSVLCNRFGYQPVVMLGGFLVCLGTITTAFTNSINEMYVTIGIVSGLGYCLTFLPTVTILSHYFSRRRSLVTALASTGEALSVFAFAPAFTALKEHIGWQNCLIVIGVLQVTIIICGALLRPIVIIPTPVPSVQPPLPATPDNKRTCSAVTCEEAPPTSSTLGSPSMEHNPGQLTATERKALVQQEEALPLQTQSTSGPEEKLASPSSHTKLLDFSVLRDCSFICYSLFGLFATLGFFAPQLYVIELSVSRGIERDKAAFMLSTIAISEIFGRMSIGWILNKKPISKIYIMLLCVLLLCVVLVVFTFVTHIWGLTACCVLYGFLFGTVASTHVPMLAEDDVVGLERMSSAAGVYVFIQSFAGLAGPPLGGFLVDITQDYGSAFYSCAIGMGLGALFLGLVRPAKKGQWCRKARSLEDGPAERYPESTF